A genome region from Paradevosia shaoguanensis includes the following:
- a CDS encoding spinster family MFS transporter translates to MAGPMVMTAGEGTPEKAAYTQQFTMGYAYFVLFMLMLTYTGHSIDRSIISTIMAPIQKDFALSDSQLGLIAGTIYALSNAVFTIPIGYFADRTNRKNLLSVCAAIWSGMTMLGGLSGNFVHLMLTRAGIGASEAAGTPVSTSLIADYFPPERRASAISIFYISASLGGFLALAVGGYVVQNHGWRTAMLLAGLPGFIVAIIFFFVVREPIRTGVSGAVAANAPSLGKVIKFILTQPALVVLMFAGALTNFVGSGVASWVPTYYVRVLEIPIAQVGSLLGFGQLIFGVIGGVGAGFLADKLVRKDRRWPIWLLAIAQFMTVPFYIGSVLVDNIFLSVLLLAIGFGFTSTFTGPLYSQVQTLVGSRMRALAVAVLVMMISLLGYGLGAQATGLISDAMKPAFGGVALRYALIAVACGGLVTATLYYISSLGLIKGQNRVLEMERAHQ, encoded by the coding sequence ATGGCCGGACCAATGGTGATGACCGCGGGGGAGGGGACTCCCGAGAAAGCGGCTTACACCCAACAGTTCACGATGGGCTATGCCTACTTCGTGTTGTTCATGCTGATGCTGACCTATACTGGCCACTCCATCGACCGTTCGATCATTTCGACGATCATGGCGCCCATCCAGAAGGACTTCGCGCTCAGCGACTCGCAACTCGGCCTGATCGCGGGCACGATCTATGCGCTTTCCAACGCCGTGTTCACGATCCCGATCGGCTATTTCGCCGACCGGACCAACCGCAAGAACCTGCTCTCGGTCTGCGCGGCCATCTGGAGCGGCATGACCATGCTCGGGGGTCTCTCGGGCAATTTCGTGCACCTCATGCTTACCCGCGCCGGCATCGGCGCCTCGGAAGCTGCGGGCACGCCCGTTTCGACCTCGCTCATCGCCGATTACTTCCCGCCCGAGCGCCGGGCCTCGGCCATCTCGATCTTCTACATCTCCGCTTCGCTCGGGGGCTTCCTGGCTCTCGCGGTGGGCGGTTATGTCGTCCAGAACCACGGCTGGCGCACGGCCATGCTGCTGGCTGGCCTGCCGGGCTTCATCGTCGCGATCATCTTCTTCTTCGTCGTGCGTGAGCCGATCCGCACCGGTGTCTCTGGGGCGGTTGCGGCCAATGCGCCTTCGCTGGGCAAGGTGATCAAGTTCATCCTCACCCAGCCGGCGCTGGTCGTGCTGATGTTCGCCGGTGCGCTCACCAATTTCGTGGGCTCGGGCGTGGCAAGCTGGGTGCCGACCTATTACGTGCGCGTTCTCGAAATCCCGATCGCACAGGTGGGCTCGCTCCTCGGCTTCGGACAGCTGATCTTCGGCGTCATCGGTGGCGTCGGCGCCGGCTTCCTCGCCGACAAGCTGGTCCGTAAGGATCGCCGCTGGCCGATCTGGCTGCTGGCCATCGCCCAGTTCATGACGGTGCCGTTCTATATCGGCAGCGTGCTGGTCGATAACATCTTCCTCTCGGTGCTGCTGCTCGCCATCGGCTTCGGCTTCACCTCGACCTTTACCGGCCCGCTCTACAGTCAGGTACAGACCCTCGTCGGCTCGCGCATGCGTGCCCTGGCGGTCGCTGTCCTCGTGATGATGATCAGCCTGCTCGGCTATGGCCTCGGTGCCCAGGCGACCGGCCTCATCAGCGATGCCATGAAGCCTGCTTTCGGCGGCGTCGCCCTGCGCTACGCTCTGATCGCGGTGGCCTGTGGCGGTCTCGTTACGGCCACGCTCTACTACATTTCCTCGCTCGGGCTCATCAAGGGCCAGAACCGCGTGCTGGAAATGGAGCGGGCGCACCAATGA
- a CDS encoding Xaa-Pro aminopeptidase, which translates to MTVRLSPVALPDFGPLGVQPEVPSAVFAARADEALRRAGTDWLAVYADREHFGNIAFLSGFEPRFEEALLLLGPDGRRLLLTGNESESYAPLARLPGLEVLLMQGFSLMGQDRSRYPRLGERLKDAGIGKGQSIGVVGWKYMTPEVGETEPGYFVPDFLIEALASVAGGRDLLSEATSHLLHPANGLRTILDVDQIAAFEWIAAKVSSQLWPVVAGARPGETEFEALSRLPYEGDPLNVHTMFASASAGENVIGLRSPTARKLRQGDGVTTALGLWGALSSRAGLLDTENAEFLEVATHYFNGLCTWYETVGLGVPGGTVDAAVKETLAKGKLRPALNPGHLGGHEEWHHTPIRPGSTEQLASGMLLQVDVIPTPLRAGWSLNCEDTVVLADAALRAEIAQRHPQAWARIEARRKFMAEKIGMPLKAEILPLSSTPLYLAPFWLRADHVLTRA; encoded by the coding sequence GTGACCGTTCGCCTATCCCCCGTCGCCCTTCCCGATTTCGGCCCGCTCGGCGTGCAGCCGGAAGTGCCCAGCGCTGTCTTCGCGGCTCGTGCCGACGAGGCCCTGCGGCGCGCCGGTACCGATTGGCTCGCCGTCTATGCCGACCGCGAGCATTTCGGCAATATTGCCTTCCTCTCCGGCTTCGAACCGCGCTTCGAAGAGGCCTTGCTGCTGCTCGGCCCCGACGGCCGCCGGCTGCTGCTGACGGGCAATGAATCCGAGAGCTACGCCCCGCTCGCGCGCCTGCCCGGACTCGAGGTCCTCCTGATGCAGGGCTTCAGCCTCATGGGCCAGGACCGTAGCCGCTATCCGCGCCTCGGCGAGCGGCTGAAAGATGCCGGCATCGGCAAGGGCCAGAGCATCGGCGTCGTCGGCTGGAAGTATATGACGCCTGAAGTTGGCGAGACCGAACCCGGCTATTTCGTGCCGGATTTCCTCATCGAAGCGCTCGCAAGCGTGGCCGGCGGGCGTGACCTGCTCAGCGAAGCCACTTCCCACCTCCTGCATCCGGCCAACGGCCTGCGCACCATTCTCGATGTCGACCAGATTGCTGCCTTCGAGTGGATCGCCGCCAAGGTTTCCAGCCAGCTCTGGCCGGTCGTCGCCGGCGCCCGACCGGGCGAAACCGAGTTCGAGGCGCTCTCGCGCCTGCCCTATGAAGGCGATCCGCTCAACGTCCACACCATGTTCGCCTCGGCCAGCGCCGGCGAAAACGTCATCGGCCTCCGCAGCCCCACAGCTCGCAAGCTCAGGCAGGGCGATGGCGTCACCACTGCCCTCGGCCTGTGGGGCGCGCTTTCCTCGCGGGCGGGCCTGCTCGATACCGAGAATGCCGAGTTCCTGGAGGTCGCGACCCACTATTTCAACGGCCTCTGCACCTGGTACGAAACCGTGGGCCTCGGCGTTCCGGGCGGAACAGTCGATGCGGCGGTCAAGGAAACCCTTGCCAAAGGCAAGCTTCGTCCCGCACTCAATCCCGGCCATCTCGGCGGCCACGAAGAGTGGCACCACACCCCGATCCGCCCTGGCTCGACCGAGCAACTTGCCAGCGGCATGCTGCTACAGGTCGATGTCATCCCCACCCCGCTGCGCGCCGGCTGGTCCCTCAATTGCGAGGACACGGTGGTGCTGGCCGACGCCGCGCTGCGGGCGGAGATTGCGCAACGCCATCCTCAGGCCTGGGCTCGCATCGAAGCGCGGCGGAAGTTCATGGCGGAAAAGATCGGCATGCCGCTCAAAGCGGAAATCCTGCCTTTGTCCTCGACGCCCCTCTACCTTGCGCCGTTCTGGCTCCGCGCAGATCACGTGCTGACGCGCGCGTAA
- a CDS encoding enoyl-CoA hydratase/isomerase family protein: protein MSGYDRFSTVHGALADGVLTITLNRPDRLNAVGGDMHDALTALLHQAAGDSAVRSILLRGEGRAFCVGGDIKDKGFVPDPETTSPGKTVANFARHPSELVQAFINVPQPIVCAVQGYAMGLGATIALLADIVIVAEDAVLADTHVAIGLVAGDGGAVVWPLNISLTSAKYYLLTGDRVPGIEAARIGLAHRAVPADKLAEETQGIARRLADLPPLAVQGTKKTLNRLLQNAADAVLETGLLYEAATMVSVDHAEAVSAFSEKRKGKFVGR, encoded by the coding sequence ATGAGCGGCTATGATCGCTTCTCGACCGTGCACGGGGCGCTCGCCGACGGCGTGCTCACCATAACGCTCAACCGTCCCGATCGGCTCAATGCCGTGGGCGGGGACATGCACGACGCGCTGACGGCGCTGCTGCACCAGGCGGCAGGCGACAGCGCGGTGCGCTCGATCCTGCTGCGCGGCGAGGGCCGCGCCTTCTGCGTGGGCGGCGACATCAAGGACAAGGGCTTCGTGCCCGATCCCGAAACGACCTCGCCCGGCAAGACCGTCGCCAATTTCGCGCGGCATCCGTCCGAGCTGGTGCAGGCCTTCATCAATGTGCCGCAGCCCATCGTCTGCGCCGTCCAGGGCTACGCCATGGGCCTGGGCGCCACGATCGCGCTGCTCGCCGATATCGTGATCGTCGCCGAGGATGCGGTGCTGGCCGATACCCATGTCGCCATCGGGCTCGTTGCCGGCGATGGTGGGGCGGTGGTCTGGCCGCTCAATATCTCGCTGACCTCGGCCAAGTACTACCTGCTGACGGGCGACCGCGTGCCGGGCATCGAGGCGGCGCGGATCGGGCTTGCCCATCGCGCCGTGCCGGCGGACAAGCTTGCCGAGGAGACGCAGGGCATCGCCCGCCGCCTCGCCGACCTGCCGCCGCTGGCGGTGCAGGGCACCAAGAAGACGCTCAACAGGCTGCTACAGAACGCCGCCGACGCCGTGCTCGAAACCGGCCTCCTCTACGAGGCCGCGACCATGGTCAGCGTCGACCATGCCGAGGCCGTTTCGGCTTTCTCCGAGAAGCGGAAGGGCAAGTTCGTCGGTCGCTGA
- a CDS encoding MFS transporter has protein sequence MLRNEETAATAPTGDPGQKPWLGREIQVLSAINFANAVGFGIQAPTLPSFGLELGIGSTMIGGIVAAFSLGRMLSNIPSGKFVERFGERSILIGGLVFLTITSVLAGLSMTGWQLLLFRGIGGIGSACYTVAAMALLLRVTPASHRGRAVGIYMGAFYLGATSGPVLGALLSGFSPRVAFFAYAAGVGTSAIIATLALPRLDKSGKKVAAQTAPMRVKDALRSASYRAALAANFATGWGVYGVRVSVLPLFLITVLQENPAWVGIGLAFGAAVQVAFTPIAGFFTDRLGRKIPLALSQLSICTGFLLVLFLPALWSFLACFGFFAAGASLSATSANALAGDVTGGRGGTVMAVTQFASDTGMVAGPVLAGLLAQFLSYNAAFAVSASVAAYGLLSALLIRPNNNKNKEAEPEPT, from the coding sequence ATGCTTCGCAACGAAGAAACAGCAGCGACAGCGCCGACCGGCGACCCGGGCCAGAAGCCCTGGCTGGGGCGCGAGATCCAGGTCCTGAGCGCCATCAACTTCGCCAATGCCGTGGGCTTCGGCATTCAGGCGCCGACCCTGCCGTCCTTCGGGCTGGAGCTTGGTATCGGCAGTACCATGATCGGCGGCATCGTTGCCGCCTTCTCGCTCGGCCGCATGCTCTCCAATATTCCGAGCGGCAAGTTCGTCGAGCGGTTCGGCGAGCGCAGCATCCTCATCGGCGGCCTCGTCTTTCTCACCATCACCAGCGTGCTGGCGGGCCTGTCGATGACGGGCTGGCAATTGCTGCTCTTCCGCGGCATCGGCGGCATCGGCTCGGCCTGCTACACCGTTGCCGCCATGGCGCTGCTGCTGCGCGTGACGCCGGCATCCCACCGCGGGCGTGCGGTCGGCATCTACATGGGCGCTTTCTATCTCGGGGCGACCTCGGGTCCGGTGCTGGGCGCGCTGCTCAGCGGCTTTTCCCCGCGAGTGGCCTTCTTCGCCTACGCGGCGGGAGTCGGGACCTCCGCCATCATCGCGACGCTGGCGCTGCCGCGTCTCGACAAGAGCGGCAAGAAGGTTGCGGCACAGACGGCGCCCATGCGGGTCAAGGATGCGCTCCGCTCGGCCAGCTATCGCGCGGCGCTGGCGGCCAATTTTGCCACCGGCTGGGGCGTTTATGGCGTGCGCGTTTCCGTGCTGCCGCTCTTCCTCATCACCGTTCTGCAGGAAAATCCGGCCTGGGTAGGCATCGGGCTCGCCTTCGGCGCTGCCGTGCAGGTGGCGTTCACGCCGATCGCGGGGTTCTTTACCGACCGACTGGGTCGCAAGATCCCGCTCGCGCTCAGCCAGCTCTCGATCTGCACCGGGTTCCTGCTCGTGCTTTTCCTGCCGGCGCTGTGGTCGTTCCTCGCCTGTTTCGGCTTCTTCGCGGCGGGCGCCTCGCTCTCGGCCACGTCGGCCAATGCGCTGGCCGGTGACGTCACTGGCGGACGGGGCGGCACGGTGATGGCCGTGACCCAGTTCGCCAGCGATACCGGCATGGTCGCGGGCCCTGTGCTCGCAGGCCTCCTCGCCCAGTTCCTTTCTTACAACGCCGCCTTCGCAGTGTCGGCCAGCGTTGCCGCCTATGGCCTGCTCAGCGCCCTGCTGATCCGGCCCAATAACAACAAGAACAAAGAAGCTGAACCAGAGCCAACCTGA
- a CDS encoding electron transfer flavoprotein subunit alpha/FixB family protein, which yields MTTLLLAEHSNSKLSEQTAKALTAALALGAPVDILVAGHEAGAAAQAASQLAGIRKVLLADDSSLAHQLAEPLAATVLVLADGYDTIVAPATAVGKTVAPRVAALLDISQVSEVIEVLAPDTFKRPIYAGNAIQTVKTGQARNVLTIRTASFRPAAAGGSAPVETVAAAADPGISRHVGSQVSESARPELTAARVVVSGGRALGSAEKFSEVILPLADRLGAAVGASRAAVDAGYAPNDWQVGQTGKIVAPDLYVAIGISGAIQHIAGMKDARCIVAINKDGDAPIFQVADYGLVGDLFEILPELTAALPAASEKAAG from the coding sequence ATGACCACTTTGCTGCTCGCCGAACACAGCAACAGCAAGCTCTCCGAGCAGACCGCCAAGGCCCTGACCGCGGCGCTGGCGCTTGGGGCTCCCGTCGATATCCTGGTGGCCGGCCATGAGGCAGGCGCAGCCGCGCAGGCTGCCAGCCAGCTGGCCGGTATCCGCAAGGTGCTGCTGGCCGACGATTCCTCGCTGGCCCACCAGCTCGCCGAACCGCTGGCTGCGACCGTTTTGGTGCTGGCCGATGGCTATGACACAATCGTCGCGCCTGCAACGGCGGTGGGCAAGACCGTCGCGCCGCGTGTCGCTGCGCTGCTCGATATTTCGCAGGTTTCCGAGGTTATCGAGGTGCTCGCGCCCGATACGTTCAAGCGGCCGATCTATGCCGGCAACGCTATCCAGACGGTCAAGACCGGACAGGCCCGTAACGTTCTGACCATTCGTACCGCGTCTTTCCGGCCTGCGGCCGCTGGCGGCAGCGCGCCGGTCGAAACGGTGGCGGCTGCCGCCGATCCGGGGATTTCGCGCCATGTGGGCAGCCAGGTCTCCGAAAGCGCCCGGCCGGAGCTGACAGCAGCGCGGGTCGTAGTTTCGGGCGGCCGTGCGCTCGGTTCGGCGGAAAAGTTCTCGGAAGTCATCCTGCCGCTGGCCGATAGGCTTGGCGCGGCCGTTGGCGCTTCGCGCGCCGCGGTCGATGCCGGCTACGCGCCCAATGACTGGCAGGTCGGCCAGACCGGCAAGATCGTGGCGCCGGACCTCTATGTCGCCATCGGCATTTCCGGGGCTATCCAGCACATTGCCGGCATGAAGGACGCTCGCTGCATTGTGGCCATCAACAAGGACGGCGATGCGCCGATCTTCCAGGTCGCCGATTACGGCCTGGTCGGTGATCTCTTCGAGATATTGCCCGAGCTCACCGCCGCATTGCCGGCCGCATCCGAGAAGGCTGCCGGCTGA
- a CDS encoding electron transfer flavoprotein-ubiquinone oxidoreductase — translation MSDETAAMPERESMEFDVVIVGAGPAGLAAAIRLKQVAPELSVVVLEKGAQVGAHVLSGAVVDPIGIDALLPDWRQEEGTPFRTPVSEDRFMILGKESGFTLPAWLMKLMPPLMHNDGNFIVSLGEVCAWLAAKAEALGVEIYCGFAAADLSHDENGAVEGVILGDMGVHKDGSHGPDYTPGMKLLGKYVLLAEGARGSLSKRAIRRFGLDAGRDVPKFGIGIKELWEVAPERHRPGLVQHSFGWPLDGRTGGGSFLYHLDNNLMAVGFVVHLNYANPYLSPFEEFQRFKTHKAIKPVFEGGRRIAYGARAITEGGWQSVPKLVFPGGALVGCAAGFVNVPRIKGSHNAVLSGIEAANAVAAAIGAGRSRDTLDAYEAGWRQGPIGQDLRLVRNVKPLWSRFGTYAGIAMAGADMWLTTLFGGWSPFGTLRHGKPDHASLEPAARHERIAYPTPDGVVSFDRLSSVYLSNTNHAEDQPVHLKLADAALQKQSELAEFAGPSTRYCPAGVYEWMGTGDEARFVINAQNCVHCKTCDIKDPNQNIDWQPPQGGEGPVYVNM, via the coding sequence ATGTCGGACGAGACTGCCGCCATGCCCGAACGCGAGAGCATGGAATTCGACGTGGTGATCGTCGGCGCCGGGCCCGCAGGGCTCGCCGCCGCGATTCGGCTCAAGCAGGTAGCGCCCGAACTATCGGTCGTGGTGCTCGAAAAGGGCGCGCAGGTCGGCGCACATGTGCTTTCGGGTGCGGTGGTCGACCCCATCGGCATCGACGCACTGCTGCCCGATTGGCGCCAGGAGGAAGGCACGCCCTTCCGCACGCCGGTGAGCGAGGATCGCTTCATGATCCTCGGCAAAGAGTCCGGCTTCACGCTGCCGGCCTGGCTGATGAAGCTCATGCCGCCGCTGATGCACAATGACGGCAATTTCATCGTCTCGCTGGGCGAGGTCTGCGCCTGGCTTGCCGCCAAGGCCGAAGCGCTCGGCGTCGAGATCTATTGCGGCTTCGCTGCCGCCGACCTCTCCCATGACGAGAACGGTGCTGTCGAAGGCGTCATTCTCGGCGACATGGGCGTGCACAAGGACGGCTCGCACGGGCCCGACTACACGCCGGGCATGAAACTGCTGGGCAAATACGTGTTGCTGGCCGAGGGCGCGCGCGGCTCGCTCTCCAAGCGCGCCATCCGTCGCTTCGGGCTCGATGCGGGGCGCGACGTGCCCAAATTCGGCATCGGCATCAAGGAGCTTTGGGAAGTGGCGCCCGAGCGTCATCGGCCCGGCCTCGTGCAGCACAGCTTTGGCTGGCCGCTGGATGGGCGCACGGGCGGCGGCTCGTTCCTCTATCACCTCGACAACAACCTTATGGCGGTCGGCTTCGTTGTTCACCTCAACTACGCCAACCCCTATCTCTCCCCGTTCGAAGAGTTCCAGCGCTTCAAGACGCACAAGGCCATCAAGCCGGTTTTCGAGGGTGGGCGGCGCATTGCCTACGGCGCGCGCGCTATCACCGAGGGCGGTTGGCAATCGGTGCCCAAGCTCGTGTTCCCCGGTGGCGCGCTGGTTGGCTGTGCCGCCGGCTTCGTCAACGTGCCGCGCATAAAGGGCTCGCATAATGCGGTGCTCTCGGGCATCGAGGCCGCCAACGCTGTCGCCGCCGCCATCGGCGCCGGCCGCAGCCGCGATACGCTCGATGCCTATGAGGCGGGGTGGCGACAGGGGCCCATCGGGCAGGACCTGCGGCTAGTGCGTAACGTCAAGCCGCTCTGGTCGCGTTTCGGCACCTATGCCGGCATCGCCATGGCGGGCGCGGATATGTGGCTGACGACGCTCTTTGGCGGCTGGTCGCCCTTCGGCACGCTCCGGCACGGCAAGCCTGACCATGCCAGCCTCGAGCCGGCCGCAAGGCATGAGCGCATCGCCTACCCGACGCCTGATGGCGTGGTGAGCTTCGACCGCCTCTCCTCGGTCTATCTCTCCAACACCAATCACGCCGAAGACCAGCCCGTGCATCTCAAGCTCGCCGATGCGGCTTTGCAGAAGCAATCCGAACTTGCCGAATTCGCGGGCCCCTCGACCCGCTATTGTCCGGCCGGCGTCTATGAATGGATGGGCACGGGCGATGAGGCGCGGTTCGTGATCAATGCGCAGAACTGCGTGCACTGCAAGACGTGCGATATCAAGGACCCCAACCAGAACATCGACTGGCAACCGCCACAGGGCGGAGAGGGGCCGGTTTACGTCAATATGTAG
- a CDS encoding alpha/beta fold hydrolase → MTDLARQPLPAERRGGNPTALAFQSSGLALAATQWGEDQGSPPIVLLHGWKDHGRMWDAVGTGLAARYRVVAPDLRGHGDSAWSPDGDYSILAMLGDLNALIDQHAGGPVSLVAHSMGADIAMRFAAAFPEKVKSLFVIEGFGLGAAHRRRLFRRPVHDRYRRAIMDRNNTSNDHSYASVADARARFARAHPKFSAELVDRFLAHGLRHDVEADVWFWKRDPKLVAPAMLGPELNALRQLWRHIDCPVLHLRGGASPFADPQAEGLADCFRTARYAVFEGVGHWVHHEQPERFMALLEEFLA, encoded by the coding sequence ATGACCGACCTGGCCCGCCAGCCATTGCCGGCGGAACGCCGTGGGGGAAACCCCACGGCACTCGCCTTTCAATCCAGTGGTCTGGCCCTGGCGGCCACGCAATGGGGCGAGGACCAGGGTTCTCCCCCCATCGTGCTGCTGCATGGCTGGAAGGATCACGGCCGCATGTGGGACGCGGTCGGAACCGGTCTTGCCGCGCGTTATCGGGTGGTCGCGCCCGACCTGCGGGGGCACGGCGACAGCGCCTGGTCTCCCGATGGCGACTATTCGATCCTGGCCATGCTCGGCGACCTCAACGCGCTGATCGACCAGCATGCCGGCGGCCCGGTTTCTCTCGTCGCCCATTCCATGGGTGCCGATATCGCCATGCGCTTTGCCGCGGCCTTCCCCGAGAAGGTCAAAAGCCTCTTTGTCATCGAAGGCTTCGGCCTGGGCGCCGCACATCGGCGCAGGCTGTTTCGACGGCCGGTTCATGATCGCTATCGCCGCGCGATCATGGATCGGAACAATACGTCGAACGACCACAGCTATGCCTCAGTCGCCGATGCCCGGGCGCGCTTTGCCCGCGCCCATCCGAAATTCTCGGCCGAGCTGGTCGATCGCTTTCTCGCCCATGGCCTGCGTCACGACGTCGAGGCCGATGTCTGGTTCTGGAAACGCGATCCCAAGCTCGTCGCGCCCGCCATGCTCGGCCCGGAGCTGAACGCGCTTCGGCAGCTCTGGCGCCATATCGATTGTCCTGTCCTGCATCTGCGCGGCGGCGCCAGCCCCTTCGCCGATCCGCAGGCCGAAGGCCTTGCCGATTGCTTCCGGACGGCCCGTTATGCCGTGTTCGAAGGCGTCGGCCATTGGGTGCACCACGAGCAGCCCGAGCGGTTCATGGCGCTGCTCGAGGAGTTCCTGGCATGA
- a CDS encoding TetR/AcrR family transcriptional regulator, with amino-acid sequence MSDAEHKDQTSPSGDAKTNGRRERILAAARKLFAERGFSQTNVADITALADVSIGSVYYHFANKNEIFFELWSTYSRGQSAATRAAVAAFRAVGVTDGSQLFLAGTRAYLLCAYDSRDLVSLFYGSDQPADFSERQRIVTPEFDWHAQNQKLLQDKALTTVLTGSMGEVSRQVAALPTKEEAETFINAVIAIFSRLMTPQPEKGKT; translated from the coding sequence ATGTCAGACGCCGAGCACAAGGACCAAACGTCCCCGAGCGGGGACGCGAAAACCAATGGACGCCGCGAGCGCATCCTGGCCGCCGCGCGCAAGCTCTTTGCGGAACGCGGCTTCTCCCAGACCAACGTGGCCGACATCACGGCTTTGGCCGATGTCAGCATCGGTTCGGTCTATTATCACTTCGCCAACAAGAACGAGATCTTCTTCGAGCTGTGGAGCACCTATAGCCGCGGGCAATCGGCCGCGACGCGGGCGGCCGTGGCCGCCTTCCGCGCAGTGGGCGTGACGGATGGCTCCCAGCTCTTTCTCGCCGGCACGAGGGCTTACCTGCTCTGCGCCTATGATAGCCGCGATCTCGTCTCGCTCTTTTATGGCTCGGACCAGCCCGCCGACTTCAGCGAGCGGCAGCGTATCGTGACGCCCGAGTTCGATTGGCACGCCCAGAACCAGAAGCTGCTTCAGGACAAGGCGCTCACCACGGTCCTGACCGGTTCGATGGGCGAAGTCTCACGCCAGGTTGCGGCGCTGCCGACCAAGGAAGAGGCCGAAACCTTCATCAACGCGGTGATTGCGATCTTCTCGCGCCTGATGACCCCACAACCAGAAAAGGGAAAAACATGA
- a CDS encoding electron transfer flavoprotein subunit beta/FixA family protein, which produces MKIIVAVKRVVDFNVKVRVKSDGTGVETANVKMSMNPFDEIAVEEALRLREAGVATEVIAVSIGPAQAQETIRTAIAMGADRGILVRTDNAVEPLAVAKILSALVAEEQPGLVILGKQAIDDDAGQVGQMLSALVGWPVATFASKLVVADGKAEVTREVDGGLQTVEVKLPAVVTTDLRLNQPRYATLPNIMKAKSKRLDDRPLADLGVDAAARLTVLKTEEPPRRKGGIKVGSVAELVEKLRDEAGVL; this is translated from the coding sequence ATGAAGATTATCGTAGCGGTGAAGCGGGTCGTCGACTTCAACGTCAAGGTGCGCGTCAAGTCGGACGGCACCGGCGTCGAGACGGCCAACGTCAAGATGTCGATGAACCCCTTTGACGAAATCGCCGTCGAGGAAGCGCTGCGGTTGCGCGAGGCGGGCGTCGCCACCGAGGTCATCGCCGTTTCCATCGGGCCGGCGCAGGCACAGGAAACCATTCGTACCGCCATCGCCATGGGTGCGGACCGTGGCATCCTCGTGCGCACCGATAATGCAGTCGAACCTCTGGCCGTCGCCAAGATACTGAGCGCCCTCGTCGCCGAGGAGCAGCCGGGCCTGGTGATCCTGGGCAAGCAGGCGATCGATGACGATGCCGGCCAGGTGGGCCAGATGCTTTCGGCCCTCGTCGGCTGGCCGGTCGCGACCTTCGCCTCCAAGCTCGTCGTTGCCGACGGCAAGGCCGAGGTGACGCGCGAAGTCGATGGCGGGCTTCAGACCGTCGAGGTCAAACTGCCGGCCGTGGTCACCACGGACCTGCGCCTCAATCAGCCGCGCTACGCCACGCTGCCCAACATCATGAAGGCCAAGAGCAAGCGGCTCGATGATCGCCCGCTGGCCGACCTTGGTGTCGACGCTGCCGCGCGCCTCACCGTGCTCAAGACCGAGGAACCGCCGCGCCGCAAGGGCGGCATCAAGGTGGGCAGCGTTGCCGAGCTGGTCGAAAAGCTGCGCGACGAAGCCGGCGTTCTCTAA
- a CDS encoding HAD family hydrolase, whose protein sequence is MRDLIIFDCDGVLIDSEPLASRTLAEALQAAGIAITPEESHRVFTGKSEPDIRRLCTEHYGLENVDAVFAGWHDVLHAAFERELQPMPGMFEIVSRLQTAKCVASNSRLVRLRASLGRTPLWDLFAPHVYSAEMVARPKPAPDLLLHCASSLGIFPHDCAMIDDSPHGIASAQAAGMLAIGFVDPNDPRPNRSECLKEAGASLVATGSAELATILKAG, encoded by the coding sequence ATGCGCGATCTCATCATCTTCGATTGCGATGGCGTCCTCATCGACAGCGAACCGCTGGCCAGCCGCACGTTGGCCGAAGCACTGCAGGCCGCCGGCATCGCGATCACCCCAGAAGAATCGCACCGCGTCTTCACCGGCAAGTCCGAACCCGACATCCGCCGCCTCTGCACCGAACACTACGGCCTCGAGAACGTCGACGCCGTCTTCGCCGGCTGGCACGACGTGCTTCATGCCGCCTTCGAGCGCGAACTCCAGCCCATGCCCGGCATGTTCGAAATCGTCTCGCGACTTCAAACGGCCAAGTGCGTAGCCTCCAACAGCCGCCTCGTCCGCCTGCGCGCCAGCCTTGGTCGCACGCCGCTCTGGGATCTTTTCGCCCCGCACGTCTACAGCGCAGAAATGGTCGCGCGCCCCAAGCCGGCACCCGACCTGCTGCTCCACTGCGCCTCCAGCCTGGGCATCTTCCCACACGACTGCGCCATGATCGACGACAGCCCCCACGGCATCGCCTCGGCTCAGGCCGCGGGCATGCTCGCAATAGGCTTCGTCGACCCCAATGACCCGCGCCCGAACCGAAGCGAGTGTCTCAAGGAAGCCGGGGCAAGCTTGGTCGCCACCGGATCAGCGGAACTGGCGACGATCCTCAAAGCCGGCTAG